Proteins from a genomic interval of Kitasatospora herbaricolor:
- a CDS encoding 16S rRNA (uracil(1498)-N(3))-methyltransferase has product MTAPVFVTDSARLEGAAAGTLVRLDGPEGRHAAAVKRLEPGEAVTLADGLGLGVDGTVAAVHGKDAIDVTVLAVRREPGPSPRIVVVQALPKGDRGELAVETMTEVGVDVVIPWPASRCITQWKGDRGAKALAKWRATAREAGKQSRRLRFPEVRDPMTTRQLAPLLAGAAFAAVLHEDGAQPLAAAALPPAGDLVLIVGPEGGVSPEELAAFAEAGAGPYRLGPSVLRTSTAGVAAGALLLGRTGRWS; this is encoded by the coding sequence ATGACCGCACCCGTGTTCGTCACCGACTCCGCGCGGCTCGAAGGCGCCGCCGCCGGCACGCTGGTCCGCCTGGACGGCCCCGAGGGCCGGCACGCCGCCGCCGTGAAGCGACTGGAGCCCGGCGAGGCGGTCACCCTCGCGGACGGGCTCGGCCTGGGCGTGGACGGCACCGTCGCGGCCGTGCACGGCAAGGACGCGATCGACGTCACGGTCCTCGCGGTGCGCCGCGAGCCCGGTCCGTCCCCGCGGATCGTCGTCGTGCAGGCCCTGCCCAAGGGCGACCGGGGCGAACTCGCGGTCGAGACCATGACCGAGGTCGGCGTCGACGTGGTGATCCCGTGGCCGGCCTCCCGGTGCATCACCCAGTGGAAGGGCGACCGCGGGGCGAAGGCGCTCGCCAAGTGGCGGGCCACCGCGCGGGAGGCGGGCAAGCAGTCCCGCCGGTTGCGGTTCCCCGAGGTCCGCGACCCGATGACGACCCGCCAGCTGGCGCCGCTGCTGGCCGGGGCCGCGTTCGCCGCCGTGCTGCACGAGGACGGCGCCCAGCCGCTCGCCGCCGCCGCGCTGCCGCCCGCCGGTGACCTGGTGCTGATCGTCGGCCCCGAGGGCGGGGTCTCCCCGGAGGAGCTGGCGGCCTTCGCCGAGGCCGGCGCGGGGCCGTACCGGCTGGGCCCGTCCGTGCTGCGCACCTCGACGGCCGGGGTGGCGGCCGGCGCCCTGCTGCTCGGGCGGACCGGGCGCTGGTCCTGA
- the dnaJ gene encoding molecular chaperone DnaJ — protein sequence MATDYYAVLGVRRDAGQDEIKKAFRRLARELHPDVNPDPKTQERFKEINAAYEVLSDPAKRQVYDLGGDPLSPNGGGAGGFGAGAAGFGFSDIMDAFFGAASGQRGPRSRTRRGQDAMIRLEITLEEAAFGTTKELQVDTAVTCTTCSGEGAAPGTSAQTCDMCRGKGEVSQVTRSFLGQVMTSRPCPQCQGFGTVVPTPCPECAGDGRVRARRTLTVKIPAGVDNGTRIQLAGEGEVGPGGGPAGDLYVEIAETAHPTFQRRGDDLHCTVTIPMTAASLGTQVPLQTLDGLEEVDIRPGTQSGQSIPLHGRGITHLRGGGRGDLIVHVEVQTPTKLDPEQEELLRRLALLRGEERPSGTFAPGQQGLFSRLKDAFNGR from the coding sequence GTGGCCACGGACTACTACGCGGTACTCGGCGTCCGACGGGATGCGGGGCAGGACGAGATCAAGAAGGCGTTCCGGCGCCTTGCCCGTGAACTGCACCCGGACGTCAACCCGGACCCGAAGACGCAGGAGCGGTTCAAGGAGATCAACGCCGCCTACGAGGTGCTCTCCGACCCGGCCAAGCGCCAGGTCTACGACCTCGGCGGCGACCCCCTCTCCCCGAACGGCGGCGGCGCGGGCGGATTCGGCGCGGGCGCGGCCGGATTCGGCTTCTCCGACATCATGGACGCGTTCTTCGGCGCCGCCTCCGGCCAGCGCGGGCCCCGCTCGCGGACCCGGCGCGGCCAGGACGCGATGATCCGGCTGGAGATCACCCTGGAGGAGGCCGCCTTCGGCACCACCAAGGAACTCCAGGTCGACACCGCCGTGACCTGCACCACCTGCTCCGGCGAGGGGGCGGCCCCCGGCACCTCCGCGCAGACCTGTGACATGTGCCGCGGCAAGGGCGAGGTCTCCCAGGTCACCCGGTCCTTCCTGGGCCAGGTCATGACCTCCCGCCCCTGCCCGCAGTGCCAGGGCTTCGGCACCGTCGTGCCCACCCCCTGCCCCGAGTGCGCGGGCGACGGACGGGTCCGCGCCCGCCGCACGCTCACCGTCAAGATCCCGGCCGGGGTCGACAACGGCACCCGGATCCAGCTGGCCGGCGAGGGCGAGGTCGGCCCCGGCGGCGGCCCGGCCGGCGACCTGTACGTCGAGATCGCCGAGACCGCCCACCCGACCTTCCAGCGGCGCGGGGACGACCTGCACTGCACGGTCACCATCCCGATGACGGCGGCCTCGCTCGGCACCCAGGTGCCGCTGCAGACCCTGGACGGGCTGGAGGAGGTCGACATCCGGCCCGGCACCCAGTCCGGCCAGTCGATCCCGCTGCACGGGCGGGGCATCACCCATCTCCGCGGCGGCGGCCGGGGCGACTTGATAGTGCATGTCGAGGTGCAGACGCCCACCAAGCTCGACCCCGAGCAGGAGGAGCTGCTGCGCCGGCTGGCTCTGCTGCGCGGCGAGGAGCGCCCCTCGGGCACCTTCGCCCCCGGGCAGCAGGGGCTGTTCTCGCGGCTGAAGGACGCCTTCAACGGCCGCTGA
- the hrcA gene encoding heat-inducible transcriptional repressor HrcA has protein sequence MANDRRADDRKSDTRHLDGRQLDVRPLDDRKLAVLRAIVQDYVGTEEPVGSKALVERHSLGVSPATVRNDMAALEEDGYIQQPHTSAGRIPTDKGYRLFVDRLAEVKPMTAPERRAIRHFLDGAVDLDDVVARTVRLLAQLTRQVAVVQYPSLSRSTVRHIELVALAPAKVMLVLITNTGRVEQRMVDCPGTVGETVLADLRARINARAVGQRLPDVPELLEGLPAAFEATDRPTVTTVLATLFEALAEQNEERIMLAGTANLTRFGHDFPLTIQPVLEALEEQVVLLRLLGETGDAGMMVRIGRENAYEGLNSTSVVSVGYGSGDESVAKLGVIGPTRMDYPGTMGAVRAVARYVGQILAES, from the coding sequence ATGGCCAACGACCGCAGGGCGGACGACCGCAAGTCCGACACCAGGCACCTCGACGGCAGGCAGCTCGACGTGCGTCCGCTGGACGACCGCAAGCTCGCGGTGCTGCGCGCGATCGTCCAGGACTACGTCGGCACCGAGGAGCCGGTGGGCTCCAAGGCCCTGGTCGAGCGGCACAGTCTCGGGGTCTCCCCGGCGACCGTGCGCAACGACATGGCGGCCCTGGAGGAGGACGGCTACATCCAGCAGCCGCACACCAGCGCCGGCCGCATCCCCACCGACAAGGGCTACCGGCTCTTCGTCGACCGCCTCGCCGAGGTGAAGCCGATGACCGCGCCCGAGCGGCGCGCGATCCGGCACTTCCTGGACGGCGCGGTCGACCTGGACGACGTGGTCGCCCGGACGGTGCGGCTGCTCGCGCAGCTGACCCGGCAGGTCGCCGTCGTGCAGTACCCCTCGCTCTCCCGCTCGACCGTGCGGCACATCGAGCTGGTCGCCCTCGCGCCGGCCAAGGTGATGCTCGTCCTGATCACCAACACCGGCCGGGTCGAGCAGCGGATGGTCGACTGTCCCGGCACGGTCGGCGAGACCGTCCTGGCGGACCTGCGGGCCCGGATCAACGCCCGCGCCGTCGGGCAGCGGCTGCCGGACGTCCCCGAGCTCCTGGAAGGCCTGCCGGCCGCCTTCGAGGCGACCGACCGCCCGACCGTCACCACCGTGCTGGCGACCCTCTTCGAGGCGCTCGCCGAGCAGAACGAGGAGCGGATCATGCTGGCCGGCACGGCCAACCTGACCCGCTTCGGGCACGACTTCCCGCTCACCATCCAGCCGGTGCTGGAGGCGCTGGAGGAGCAGGTCGTCCTGCTCCGCCTGCTGGGTGAGACCGGCGACGCCGGGATGATGGTCCGGATCGGCCGGGAGAACGCGTACGAAGGGCTCAATTCCACCTCGGTCGTCTCGGTCGGTTACGGTTCGGGCGACGAGAGTGTGGCGAAGCTGGGCGTGATCGGTCCGACCCGGATGGACTACCCGGGCACAATGGGGGCGGTGCGAGCGGTGGCACGGTACGTGGGTCAGATCCTGGCCGAGTCGTAG